One stretch of Methylopila sp. 73B DNA includes these proteins:
- a CDS encoding GMC family oxidoreductase N-terminal domain-containing protein yields MTARDIATFDIVVCGGGAAGCVVAGRLAAHPELRVLVLEAGGWGDVPEVRDPTIWMRNIGSERDWAFASEPCPGLNGRRAALPMGRALGGGSAVNGLVWARGHKADFDLWEAESGDAGWGYAAAIDLYRRIESWDGPPSPLRGVAGPMAITLPKDPVPVVGALLEATSALGVPQVADHNAEAMAGDGCCAVANVNVAKDGTRVSTAAAYLAPRLDQPNLTVLTGATVRRVVIEGKRAVGVEFELDGEIRVVRADREVVLSLGGVNTPKTLMLSGVGDERELKRHGIDVVQHLPGVGQNFQDHILVAGCVFEYRTPEPPRNNSAEFTFFCKSDAALPSPDLQPMLEETAFGSEITRPAYDLPVDPSLAFTLAPGLIRPKSRGHLELTGPRPEDPVRIHANFLSEEADVRALMIALELCREIGNSEALRPFVKRELMPGVLPDAARLDFLRNAAGTYFHETCTAKMGRDALSVVDGSLKVYGIEGLRVADGSIMPAIAGGNTLAPCVLIGERAADLIGADGAR; encoded by the coding sequence ATGACCGCACGTGATATCGCCACCTTCGACATCGTCGTCTGCGGCGGCGGCGCGGCCGGGTGCGTCGTCGCGGGACGGCTCGCGGCCCATCCCGAGCTTCGGGTGCTCGTGCTGGAAGCCGGCGGCTGGGGCGACGTCCCCGAGGTTCGCGACCCGACGATCTGGATGCGAAACATCGGTTCGGAGCGCGATTGGGCCTTCGCCTCGGAGCCCTGCCCCGGCCTGAACGGTCGCCGCGCCGCCCTGCCGATGGGCCGGGCGCTCGGCGGGGGATCGGCCGTCAACGGCCTCGTCTGGGCGCGCGGCCACAAGGCGGACTTCGATCTCTGGGAGGCGGAGAGCGGCGACGCCGGCTGGGGCTACGCCGCGGCGATCGACCTCTACAGGCGGATCGAGAGCTGGGACGGGCCGCCTTCCCCCCTGCGCGGCGTCGCCGGGCCGATGGCGATCACCTTGCCGAAGGATCCCGTGCCGGTGGTCGGCGCACTGCTGGAGGCGACCTCGGCGCTCGGGGTGCCGCAGGTCGCGGACCACAACGCGGAGGCGATGGCCGGCGACGGCTGCTGCGCGGTGGCGAACGTCAACGTGGCGAAGGACGGAACGAGGGTCTCGACCGCCGCGGCCTATCTCGCGCCGCGCCTCGACCAGCCGAACCTCACGGTCCTGACCGGCGCGACGGTCCGCCGGGTGGTGATCGAGGGCAAGCGCGCCGTCGGCGTCGAGTTCGAGCTCGACGGCGAGATCCGGGTCGTCCGCGCGGACCGCGAAGTGGTGCTGTCACTCGGCGGCGTGAACACGCCGAAAACCCTCATGCTGTCGGGCGTCGGCGACGAGCGCGAGCTGAAGCGCCACGGGATCGACGTGGTCCAGCACCTGCCCGGCGTCGGCCAGAACTTCCAGGACCATATCCTGGTGGCGGGCTGCGTCTTCGAGTACCGCACACCGGAGCCGCCGCGAAACAACTCGGCGGAGTTCACCTTCTTCTGCAAGAGCGACGCGGCCCTCCCCTCGCCCGACCTCCAGCCGATGCTGGAGGAGACCGCCTTCGGGTCCGAGATCACCCGGCCGGCCTACGACCTGCCGGTCGATCCCTCGCTCGCCTTCACGCTCGCGCCCGGCCTGATCCGTCCGAAGAGCCGCGGCCATCTGGAGCTGACGGGCCCGCGGCCCGAGGACCCGGTGCGGATCCACGCCAATTTCCTGAGCGAGGAGGCGGACGTGCGCGCGCTCATGATCGCGCTCGAGCTCTGCCGCGAGATTGGAAACTCGGAGGCCCTGCGTCCCTTCGTGAAGCGCGAGCTGATGCCCGGCGTCCTGCCCGACGCCGCCCGGCTCGACTTTCTCCGCAACGCCGCCGGAACCTACTTCCACGAGACCTGCACCGCCAAGATGGGCCGCGACGCGCTGTCGGTCGTGGACGGTTCGCTCAAGGTCTACGGGATCGAGGGCCTTCGCGTGGCGGACGG
- a CDS encoding extracellular solute-binding protein, whose amino-acid sequence MTSRTFMAAASAALLAAGLGASARAAEFSYAEAAKPYKGVSIRVLDEVTPLQEVLAKLVPGFEQETGIKVDYQLLGHMEVINRGQADMLSGRGYFDAVMLHGFQMGQMLEAEALLPIDGLVADTKLSNSNLETADLIERPYKTVAFFGGKQYGFVNWNYNHVYWARADLLNDEGEKTAFKAKYGYDLAPAKTLEQLRDIAEFFTRKKGATLAGKPLDSDFYGVVFDGVKGSASLFSFVNNILKNYGGDIVDASGKPNFDTPATVAALKLYADLWKFAPPGTAEYSLLDVPTVMGNGIAAQSMAFSDFVLGVDKPGASPFAGKFVYAGIPVKADVDPKFASAEAEPSLVAIGASSKHPEATFLFIQWLTEKKQQEALLNAGQGGVPIRESSWELPVLKASANPTLFKAMKDTLSVAEAKPRMPKYLELSDALSTVVQQVGMGRLTPEQGAAEGQKALVRVCGDKCTL is encoded by the coding sequence ATGACGAGCAGGACGTTCATGGCCGCGGCTTCGGCCGCCCTTCTGGCGGCGGGGCTCGGTGCGAGCGCGCGCGCCGCGGAATTCTCCTACGCGGAGGCGGCGAAGCCCTACAAGGGCGTCTCGATCCGCGTGCTGGACGAGGTCACGCCGCTGCAGGAGGTGCTGGCGAAGCTGGTTCCGGGGTTCGAGCAGGAGACCGGCATCAAGGTCGACTACCAGCTGCTCGGCCACATGGAGGTCATCAACCGCGGCCAGGCCGACATGCTGTCCGGCCGCGGCTATTTCGACGCGGTGATGCTGCATGGCTTCCAGATGGGTCAGATGCTGGAGGCGGAGGCGCTGCTGCCGATCGACGGCCTCGTCGCCGACACGAAGCTCTCGAACTCCAACCTCGAGACCGCGGACCTGATCGAACGGCCTTACAAGACCGTCGCCTTCTTCGGCGGCAAGCAGTACGGCTTCGTCAACTGGAACTACAACCACGTCTACTGGGCGCGCGCCGACCTCCTGAACGACGAGGGCGAGAAGACCGCGTTCAAGGCCAAGTACGGCTACGACCTCGCGCCCGCCAAGACGCTCGAGCAGCTCCGCGACATCGCCGAGTTCTTCACCCGCAAGAAGGGCGCGACGCTGGCCGGCAAGCCGCTCGACAGCGACTTCTACGGGGTCGTGTTCGACGGCGTGAAGGGCTCGGCCTCGCTGTTCTCCTTCGTGAACAACATCCTCAAGAACTACGGCGGCGACATCGTCGACGCCTCGGGCAAGCCGAACTTCGACACCCCCGCCACCGTCGCCGCGCTCAAGCTGTACGCCGACCTGTGGAAGTTCGCGCCTCCCGGAACCGCCGAGTACTCGCTGCTCGACGTGCCGACCGTGATGGGCAACGGCATCGCCGCGCAGTCGATGGCGTTCTCGGACTTCGTGCTCGGCGTCGATAAGCCGGGCGCCTCGCCCTTCGCCGGCAAGTTCGTCTACGCGGGCATCCCAGTGAAGGCCGACGTCGACCCGAAGTTCGCTTCCGCCGAAGCCGAGCCCTCGCTGGTCGCGATCGGCGCGAGCAGCAAGCATCCGGAAGCGACGTTCCTCTTCATCCAGTGGTTGACTGAGAAGAAGCAGCAGGAAGCCCTGCTCAACGCCGGCCAGGGCGGCGTGCCGATCCGCGAGAGCTCGTGGGAGCTTCCCGTGCTGAAGGCCTCCGCCAACCCCACGCTGTTCAAGGCCATGAAGGACACGCTGTCCGTCGCCGAGGCCAAGCCGCGCATGCCGAAGTATCTCGAGCTGTCGGACGCGCTGTCGACGGTCGTGCAGCAGGTCGGCATGGGCCGGCTGACGCCGGAGCAAGGCGCCGCCGAGGGCCAGAAGGCGCTCGTCCGGGTCTGCGGCGACAAGTGCACGCTCTGA
- a CDS encoding MarR family winged helix-turn-helix transcriptional regulator, whose translation MTSADTSATTGDDAPGDWRLRPLQSRPGFLIRRLHQIHVALFLEECASEGLTPVQYSVLTALDQMGQVEQVALSRAVGVDRTNVAEVIARLERRRFVRRRLSPDDGRKKLAVLTDLGRSVLKRVEQGAARAHERTLAALPEARREGFLDDLALLVESNNAISRSPVSG comes from the coding sequence GTGACATCAGCGGACACGAGCGCCACGACAGGCGACGACGCGCCGGGCGATTGGCGCCTGCGGCCGCTGCAGTCGCGGCCGGGCTTCCTGATCCGCCGCCTGCACCAGATCCATGTCGCGCTGTTCCTGGAGGAATGCGCGTCGGAAGGGCTGACGCCGGTGCAGTACAGCGTGCTGACCGCGCTCGACCAGATGGGGCAGGTCGAACAGGTCGCCCTGTCGCGCGCGGTCGGCGTTGACCGCACCAACGTCGCCGAGGTGATCGCGCGGCTGGAGCGCCGCCGCTTCGTGCGCCGGCGGCTGTCGCCGGACGACGGCCGCAAGAAGCTCGCGGTGTTGACGGACCTTGGTCGCTCCGTGCTCAAGCGCGTCGAGCAGGGCGCGGCGCGCGCCCACGAGCGCACGCTCGCCGCGCTCCCGGAGGCCCGGCGCGAGGGTTTCCTCGACGATCTGGCTCTGCTCGTCGAGAGCAACAACGCCATCAGCCGCTCGCCCGTCTCAGGCTGA
- a CDS encoding ABC transporter ATP-binding protein, producing the protein MTSFQPRAGLALTGVRKRFGATLALDGVTLSVGPGEVLAITGPSGAGKTTLCRVVAGLETPDEGSVRFGSEPMDDVAPGRRRVAFMFESYALYPHLSVRDNALSPLRAPGGGIPRERHRAIVDETLGLLEIAHLADRLPGALSGGQKQRAALARALVQQPRALLLDEPISHLDAKLRHKLRGAIRQRLMTRDSPSIWSTPDGLEALSVGDRVAVIDRGRIEQIGAPEDIWLRPATMTVARLIGDPPMSVLNGELEGDGDGLVFAREGLRLPLPAGLAADAARATSRRVSLGLRAGALSLAAEDAAGAARGEIYSHEPFGKHEIITFSVAGGAQIKIKTRTAAQVRIGEAAGLICPPEALALFDTETGRSLPASAA; encoded by the coding sequence GTGACGTCGTTTCAGCCGCGCGCCGGTCTCGCGCTCACGGGCGTCCGCAAACGCTTCGGCGCCACGCTCGCCCTCGACGGCGTCACGCTGTCGGTCGGGCCGGGAGAGGTGCTTGCGATCACCGGTCCCTCCGGCGCGGGCAAGACCACGCTCTGCCGCGTCGTCGCGGGCCTCGAAACGCCCGATGAGGGGTCGGTGCGGTTCGGGTCCGAGCCGATGGACGACGTAGCCCCGGGCAGGCGCCGCGTCGCCTTCATGTTCGAATCCTACGCGCTCTACCCGCATCTTTCGGTGCGCGACAACGCGCTCTCCCCGCTGCGCGCGCCGGGCGGCGGCATCCCGCGCGAACGTCACCGGGCGATCGTCGACGAGACGCTCGGACTGCTCGAGATCGCGCATCTGGCCGATCGTCTTCCCGGCGCGCTCTCCGGCGGCCAGAAGCAGCGCGCCGCGCTCGCCCGCGCGCTCGTCCAGCAGCCGCGCGCGTTGCTCCTGGACGAGCCGATCTCGCATCTCGACGCCAAGCTGCGCCACAAGCTCCGCGGCGCGATCCGCCAGCGGCTGATGACCCGCGACAGCCCGTCGATCTGGAGCACGCCGGACGGGTTGGAGGCGCTGTCGGTCGGCGACCGGGTGGCGGTGATCGACCGCGGCCGGATCGAGCAGATCGGCGCGCCGGAGGACATCTGGCTGCGCCCGGCGACCATGACCGTGGCGCGGCTGATCGGCGATCCGCCCATGAGCGTGCTGAACGGGGAGCTCGAGGGCGATGGCGACGGGCTCGTCTTCGCGCGCGAGGGTCTTCGGCTGCCGCTTCCCGCCGGGCTCGCGGCCGACGCGGCGCGGGCGACGAGCCGGCGGGTGTCGCTCGGCCTGCGCGCCGGCGCCTTGAGCCTCGCCGCCGAGGACGCGGCGGGGGCGGCGCGCGGCGAGATCTACTCGCACGAGCCGTTCGGCAAGCACGAGATCATCACTTTCAGCGTCGCGGGCGGCGCGCAGATCAAGATCAAGACGCGAACCGCCGCCCAGGTGCGCATCGGCGAGGCGGCGGGGCTGATCTGCCCGCCCGAGGCGCTGGCGCTGTTCGACACCGAGACCGGCCGCTCGCTGCCGGCCTCGGCCGCATGA
- a CDS encoding ABC transporter ATP-binding protein, whose amino-acid sequence MTVVRFEAVSKRYAGVEAPAVADLNLVCGDGEMIALLGPSGCGKSSTLKMAAGLEDLSAGEIFFDDEPVARLEPGARNVAMVFEDYSLYPRMTVRENIAFPLAARGVDRATARARVDDALDLLGLVELADRPVTGLSGGAMQRISIGRALVRDPRLILFDEPLSHLDGDQRVQLRTEIKRLQKTRQVTSILVTHDQTEATAMADRIAVMRHGVLQQVDTPAAMYERPANVFVANFIGEPPMNMLAGRPAGAGAVHVEAFGRAIAVEPLRAARAERGDGELIVGIRPEHLAIAPADGDRADAVVSYRECRGDADSLILTPRASPDVQILVEIPGPAAFRPGDAVSVSVAPDRVHLFERGSERNVEALT is encoded by the coding sequence ATGACCGTGGTCCGGTTCGAGGCTGTGTCCAAGCGATATGCGGGCGTCGAGGCGCCGGCCGTCGCGGACCTGAACCTCGTCTGCGGCGACGGCGAAATGATCGCGCTGCTCGGCCCCTCCGGCTGCGGCAAGAGTTCGACGTTGAAGATGGCGGCCGGCCTCGAGGACCTGTCGGCGGGCGAGATCTTTTTCGACGACGAGCCGGTCGCGCGGCTCGAGCCCGGTGCGCGCAACGTCGCGATGGTGTTCGAGGACTACAGCCTCTATCCGCGCATGACGGTGCGGGAGAACATCGCCTTTCCGCTCGCCGCCCGCGGCGTCGACCGCGCCACGGCCCGCGCCCGCGTGGACGACGCGCTCGACCTTCTGGGCCTCGTCGAGCTGGCGGATCGCCCCGTGACCGGCCTGTCCGGCGGCGCGATGCAGCGCATCTCGATCGGCCGGGCGCTGGTGCGCGACCCGCGCCTCATCCTGTTCGACGAGCCGCTGTCCCATCTCGACGGCGACCAGCGCGTGCAGCTCCGCACCGAAATCAAGCGGCTGCAGAAGACGCGCCAGGTCACATCGATTCTCGTCACCCATGACCAGACCGAGGCGACCGCGATGGCGGACCGCATCGCCGTGATGCGACACGGCGTGCTGCAGCAGGTCGACACGCCGGCCGCGATGTACGAGCGCCCCGCCAACGTGTTCGTGGCGAACTTCATCGGGGAGCCGCCGATGAACATGCTGGCCGGCCGCCCGGCCGGCGCAGGCGCGGTTCATGTGGAGGCGTTCGGCCGTGCGATCGCGGTCGAGCCGCTCCGCGCGGCGCGCGCGGAGCGCGGCGACGGCGAACTCATCGTCGGCATTCGGCCCGAGCATCTCGCCATCGCGCCCGCCGACGGCGACCGCGCCGACGCCGTCGTCAGCTACCGCGAATGCCGCGGCGACGCCGACTCCCTGATCCTGACTCCACGGGCCTCGCCCGACGTCCAGATCCTCGTCGAGATTCCAGGCCCCGCGGCGTTCCGGCCCGGCGACGCCGTCTCCGTGTCGGTCGCGCCGGACCGGGTCCACCTGTTCGAGCGCGGGAGCGAGCGCAATGTGGAGGCGCTCACGTGA